In Nocardia sputorum, a single genomic region encodes these proteins:
- a CDS encoding GNAT family N-acetyltransferase, producing the protein MTILTVPELEGEQTRLRPFAEADAGSVVEAGQDPTIPLNTTVVAHGDHRDARAFIQRQHRRAITGEGWSFAITDPATDTAVGQIGLWRRNIHHGRASVGYWVLQRYRRHGYATRALRVLSSWAAVHDEISRLELFVEPANEGSWRAAEAAGYQREGLLRRWEKVGGEPRDMYIYALLP; encoded by the coding sequence ATGACGATTTTGACAGTGCCCGAACTGGAGGGCGAGCAGACGCGGTTGCGTCCCTTCGCAGAAGCCGACGCGGGCAGCGTCGTCGAGGCCGGGCAGGACCCGACGATTCCCTTGAACACCACCGTAGTCGCCCACGGTGATCACCGCGATGCGCGCGCATTCATTCAACGCCAGCACCGACGAGCGATCACCGGCGAGGGATGGTCATTCGCCATCACCGACCCCGCCACCGATACCGCCGTGGGTCAGATCGGGCTATGGCGTCGGAATATCCACCACGGCAGAGCCTCGGTCGGGTACTGGGTTCTTCAGCGCTATAGACGCCACGGGTACGCGACCCGTGCACTGCGCGTCCTCAGTTCCTGGGCCGCCGTCCACGACGAGATCTCCCGGCTCGAGCTGTTCGTGGAACCCGCGAACGAAGGATCCTGGCGAGCCGCCGAAGCAGCCGGATACCAACGGGAAGGGCTGCTGCGCCGATGGGAGAAGGTCGGCGGCGAGCCCCGCGACATGTACATCTACGCACTGCTGCCCTGA